The following DNA comes from Mycolicibacterium aromaticivorans JS19b1 = JCM 16368.
GGGCCAACGAGGAGGTTGTCACCAGCACGACGGGGTCGTCGATGTCATCGAGCCAGGATTCGTCTCCGGTGCGGGGTGGATCGAAGGCGGCCGGACCGATCAGCTCCACGTTCGGGCCCCAATCGGTGTGCGGGTACTCGAACGGCTTCCCAGTCGCGATCAGCAGCACCGGGGCCCGTCGCAGCAGCCGGCCGGCGCTGCGGACCTTCGGCAGCCCCAAACGTCTTCGCACCGGCGATATTTCGGATCTGAAGGGCACGTCGAACACCACACTGGTGACCAGTTGGATACCCCAGTCGCGCACGAAGCCGACCGGGCCGGGGCGGGGTGCGACACCGGCGCCGAACGGCGCAGAGCCGGGGGACCGCAGGTAGGGGATGAACGGACTGAGCACCACCCACGGTCCGGGCATCGTCTCGGCGGCCGACTGGGCTCCCCAGCTGTTGGCGTCGATCAGGCAGATATCGGGTTCGACCGCGGCGACCGCGTCGTGGAAGTCGTCGACTTCGTACTGTGCGCACTGCCCCAGCACGCGCACCGTGTTGCCTGCCGCCCGCAGCACCCCGCTGGCGGCCGGGCCTGCGCTCTGCAGCGCCTCGATGCGCGGATCAACGGCCTCGGCCTCGAAACCCAACTGGCGGCACAGCTCTACTCCCGCGGCGAGCGTGCGCACGTGCACCCGGTGACCGCGCGACGCGAGCTCGGTCAACAGCGCGCAAAAGGGAAAGAGGTGCCCCAGCGCGGGTGCGGTGTAGGCCAGTACTACCGCCATCGCGGCTCAGGCCGAATCGCGGCGCCACAGGAACCCATTCAACGGCTCCTGTCACGGATGCGGGCGGCCCAGGCCCGTCCGAGGCCGCCCGCGGCGACGACGACACGCTGCGGAGTGCCCACGGTGGCCCGCTCGGTGAAGATCTCGAAGTCCAGCGCTTCGATGCGCGACAAGATCTTGGAGTACAGGGTCAATGCGGTCTCGACGCAGGGTCGCGAAATCGGTGCCAGCATCGCGATTCCCGGCCGCGCCTGCGCATACACGGCGCGAGTGAGCGCATGTTGTTCCATCAGCGCCGAACGTACCCGTGCATCGGTTCGCCGGTGCGCCTGGCACCACGACAGCAGGTCGCGGTCGACTCCGTGCGCGGCCAGCTCGTCGGCGGGCAGATACACCCGGCCGCGAGCGAGGTCTTCGTCGACATCGCGCAGGAAATTGGTCAGCTGAAAGGCTTTTCCCAGAGCCGCGGCGTACGGTGCGGCCTCCTCGCGCGGCACGACGGTGCCCAAAACCGGCAACGTCTGGAAGCCGAT
Coding sequences within:
- a CDS encoding glycosyltransferase, translated to MAVVLAYTAPALGHLFPFCALLTELASRGHRVHVRTLAAGVELCRQLGFEAEAVDPRIEALQSAGPAASGVLRAAGNTVRVLGQCAQYEVDDFHDAVAAVEPDICLIDANSWGAQSAAETMPGPWVVLSPFIPYLRSPGSAPFGAGVAPRPGPVGFVRDWGIQLVTSVVFDVPFRSEISPVRRRLGLPKVRSAGRLLRRAPVLLIATGKPFEYPHTDWGPNVELIGPAAFDPPRTGDESWLDDIDDPVVLVTTSSLAQADNELVGTAIDALEGLPVHVVATLPGGGNVDVRQRPGATLSRFTAHSAILDRTVCVITHGGMGITQKALARGIPVCVVPFGRDQFEVARRVEIARCGTRLPARRLTRQRLRSAVEEAMTMGAGAARVAAGFEATGGVRHGADRVEGLLQKWPLRTP
- a CDS encoding phytoene/squalene synthase family protein, which gives rise to MIGSELDAAGVHQPALREAYRQCRVLNARHGRTFFLATRLLAPYQRPAVHALYAFARRADDILDDRDTGLSPDQRTSELTALSNKLFTGLVDHEPCDDDPILAAVVDTARRYSIGWELFDDFLASMRMDLTVTDYPDRSALERYTYGSAEVIGFQTLPVLGTVVPREEAAPYAAALGKAFQLTNFLRDVDEDLARGRVYLPADELAAHGVDRDLLSWCQAHRRTDARVRSALMEQHALTRAVYAQARPGIAMLAPISRPCVETALTLYSKILSRIEALDFEIFTERATVGTPQRVVVAAGGLGRAWAARIRDRSR